The following coding sequences lie in one Arabidopsis thaliana chromosome 3, partial sequence genomic window:
- the FER2 gene encoding ferritin 2 (ferritin 2 (FER2); FUNCTIONS IN: oxidoreductase activity, ferric iron binding, binding, transition metal ion binding; INVOLVED IN: response to oxidative stress, cellular iron ion homeostasis, response to abscisic acid stimulus, iron ion transport; LOCATED IN: chloroplast; EXPRESSED IN: 12 plant structures; EXPRESSED DURING: 7 growth stages; CONTAINS InterPro DOMAIN/s: Ferritin, N-terminal (InterPro:IPR001519), Ferritin-related (InterPro:IPR012347), Ferritin-like (InterPro:IPR009040), Ferritin, conserved site (InterPro:IPR014034), Ferritin/ribonucleotide reductase-like (InterPro:IPR009078), Ferritin/Dps protein (InterPro:IPR008331); BEST Arabidopsis thaliana protein match is: ferritin 4 (TAIR:AT2G40300.1); Has 4033 Blast hits to 4031 proteins in 1061 species: Archae - 169; Bacteria - 1584; Metazoa - 1680; Fungi - 11; Plants - 350; Viruses - 0; Other Eukaryotes - 239 (source: NCBI BLink).): MLHKASPALSLLSSGYTGGGNLFPPSRNSSNLLFSPSGSRFSVQAAKGTNTKSLTGVVFEPFEEVKKEMELVPTTPFVSLARHKFSDDSESAINDQINVEYNVSYVYHALYAYFDRDNVGLKGFAKFFNDSSLEERGHAEMFMEYQNKRGGRVKLQSILMPVSEFDHEEKGDALHAMELALSLEKLTNEKLLKLQSVGVKNNDVQLVDFVESEFLGEQVEAIKKISEYVAQLRRIGKGHGVWHFDQMLLNDEV; encoded by the exons ATGTTGCACAAGGCTTCTcccgctctctctctcttgagCTCCGGCTACACCGGCGGTGGAAATCTGTTTCCTCCGTCGAGAAATTCGTCGAATCTTCTGTTTTCTCCGAGTGGATCCAGGTTTTCTGTTCAGGCGGCGAAAGGAACGAACACGAAGTCGTTAACCGGAGTTGTATTCGAACCTTTTGAGGAGgtgaagaaagaaatggaGCTCGTTCCCACTAccccttttgtttctctcgcTCGCCACAAGTTCTCCGACGATTCTGAATCTGCCATCAACGATCAGATCAA CGTGGAGTACAACGTCTCGTATGTCTACCATGCCCTGTATGCCTACTTTGACAGAGACAATGTCGGCTTGAAAGGTTTCGCCAA GTTTTTTAACGATTCGAGTCTTGAAGAACGAGGTCATGCTGAGATGTTTATGGAGTATCAG aACAAGCGTGGTGGGAGAGTGAAGCTGCAGTCTATTTTGATGCCCGTCTCTGAGTTTGATCACGAGGAGAAGGGAGATGCATTGCATG CGATGGAGCTTGCATTGTCTTTGGAGAAACTTACAAATGAAAAGCTTCTGAAGTTACAAAGT GTTGGTGTGAAGAACAATGATGTTCAGCTGGTTGATTTTGTAGAATCTGAGTTTCTAGGCGAGcag GTCGAAGCTATCAAGAAAATCTCAGAGTACGTTGCACAGCTAAGAAGAATAGGAAAGGGTCATG GAGTGTGGCATTTTGATCAAATGCTTCTCAATGATGAGGTTTAA
- a CDS encoding uncharacterized protein (unknown protein; FUNCTIONS IN: molecular_function unknown; INVOLVED IN: biological_process unknown; LOCATED IN: endomembrane system; EXPRESSED IN: flower; EXPRESSED DURING: petal differentiation and expansion stage; BEST Arabidopsis thaliana protein match is: unknown protein (TAIR:AT3G06545.1); Has 12 Blast hits to 12 proteins in 2 species: Archae - 0; Bacteria - 0; Metazoa - 0; Fungi - 0; Plants - 12; Viruses - 0; Other Eukaryotes - 0 (source: NCBI BLink).) gives MEKMKSKRDVIVCRGLWYAMTLLSIFGLSISLNLLLPSGDSSSRFLRDGAVSATTFYAVTILRYLFFTDPPSTCYTEFTTPKKRIPQVVFSELALYLVFITPLACSLVFTENVLSLLYISLFTISLFTGGIGLIQLTEKCRMETRHALITLFFGWLFGLFGIFEALYSKDYNGVALFVTSLYVLVSFGLFAYNFPSEKEKDLHTLTASPETLV, from the coding sequence atggagaagatgaagagtaAAAGAGATGTGATTGTATGCAGAGGATTATGGTATGCAATGACTCTACTCTCCATCTTTGGCCTCTCCATATCCCTCAACCTTCTCTTGCCATCTGGTGACTCCTCGTCTCGGTTCCTAAGAGACGGTGCGGTCAGTGCCACAACATTCTACGCAGTGACGATACTCAGATATCTTTTCTTCACCGATCCTCCCTCCACTTGCTACACGGAGTTTACTACACCTAAAAAGAGGATTCCTCAGGTTGTGTTCTCGGAGCTTGCCTTGTACCTAGTGTTCATAACGCCGCTAGCTTGTTCACTCGTGTTTACGGAGAACGTGTTGTCTTTGTTATACATATCGTTATTCACCATATCGTTGTTCACCGGAGGGATAGGGCTTATTCAGCTAACGGAAAAGTGTAGGATGGAGACGAGACATGCTTTGATCACGCTTTTCTTCGGTTGGTTGTTTGGTCTTTTTGGCATCTTTGAAGCTTTATACTCTAAGGACTATAACGGAGTGGCATTGTTCGTTACCAGTCTTTATGTATTGGTTTCCTTTGGGCTCTTTGCGTATAATTTCCCCtcggagaaggagaaggactTGCATACTTTGACTGCATCTCCCGAAACGCTTGTCTGA
- a CDS encoding RING/U-box superfamily protein (RING/U-box superfamily protein; FUNCTIONS IN: zinc ion binding; EXPRESSED IN: stem, cotyledon, leaf whorl, leaf, stamen; EXPRESSED DURING: LP.06 six leaves visible, LP.04 four leaves visible, LP.10 ten leaves visible, petal differentiation and expansion stage, LP.08 eight leaves visible; CONTAINS InterPro DOMAIN/s: Zinc finger, RING-type (InterPro:IPR001841), Zinc finger, C3HC4 RING-type (InterPro:IPR018957); BEST Arabidopsis thaliana protein match is: RING/U-box superfamily protein (TAIR:AT2G27940.1); Has 9317 Blast hits to 9293 proteins in 287 species: Archae - 0; Bacteria - 0; Metazoa - 2264; Fungi - 653; Plants - 5062; Viruses - 56; Other Eukaryotes - 1282 (source: NCBI BLink).) gives MTSSSPSPQASMLLYWHENQYDDRNFQIHGRTLFFALALFSVVLFFALLTLYIHRNCLPRDSINLHASSPDRLTRCRSGGLDPAEIRSLPVVLCRRERAEEEEEKECCICLGGFEEGEKMKVLPPCSHCYHCECVDRWLKTESSCPLCRVSIRVDSSS, from the coding sequence ATGACGTCATCTTCACCGTCTCCACAAGCCTCGATGCTTTTGTACTGGCACGAGAATCAATACGACGACCGGAACTTCCAGATTCATGGCCGGACACTCTTCTTCGCCTTAGCTTTATTCTCCGTCGTGCTCTTCTTCGCACTACTCACTCTCTACATCCACCGGAACTGCCTCCCCCGGGATTCTATCAATCTCCACGCGTCCTCTCCCGATCGACTCACGCGTTGCCGTAGCGGAGGGCTTGATCCGGCGGAGATTCGGAGCTTGCCGGTGGTGCTTTGCCGGAGAGAAAgggcggaggaggaggaggagaaggagtgTTGTATATGTCTAGGTGGTTtcgaagaaggagagaagatgaaagtgCTTCCTCCGTGTAGCCATTGTTACCACTGCGAATGTGTGGATCGGTGGCTTAAAACCGAGTCGAGTTGTCCGCTCTGCCGAGTCTCCATCCGTGTCGACTCGTCAAGCTAA
- a CDS encoding Outer membrane OMP85 family protein (Outer membrane OMP85 family protein; FUNCTIONS IN: molecular_function unknown; INVOLVED IN: biological_process unknown; LOCATED IN: outer membrane; EXPRESSED IN: callus; CONTAINS InterPro DOMAIN/s: Bacterial surface antigen (D15) (InterPro:IPR000184), Surface antigen variable number (InterPro:IPR010827); BEST Arabidopsis thaliana protein match is: Outer membrane OMP85 family protein (TAIR:AT5G05520.1); Has 1600 Blast hits to 1598 proteins in 558 species: Archae - 0; Bacteria - 789; Metazoa - 142; Fungi - 132; Plants - 78; Viruses - 0; Other Eukaryotes - 459 (source: NCBI BLink).), translated as MANPTENLDANPQIREPEAEEEVEELNGYEGDDGGEDDDGEDDDTESKSQTRESGSSVDRIKAESLFRRMRAAPVPVRVHDVIIGGNEKTKDHIIEAEVDAVREATTLQELLEASRVANSNLRALDIFDSVNITLDSGPPELPGTTNVVIDVVESKSPLTGQIGAYTRAEARSSSVEASLKYKNIFGYGDIWDGSIVYGCDNSAEVGLGMYLPRFRGLSTPFTSRLFLSTQDWLKFSSYKERSLGLSLGLFSSKYHELIYTIAWRNLIDPSQAAAVSIRRQLGHSLLSALKYTFRFDQRNSSLRPTNGYAFISTSQIGGLAPDSRSLRFLKQEVDLRYAVPFGFYNAAINFGVSGGVSFPWGSGYQNRPSSIPERFFLGGNSSPVCSLSGPSALWGFKTRGVGPSEPKRKGDSERDFVGGDAAVTAFADLSFDLPVRWLRERGIHGHVFACAGNMAKLSENEFRNFTAPKFLETFRTSVGAGIVLPTSLFRMELNYCHILKKQEHDQARSGVFLTFSASS; from the exons ATGGCGAATCCGACGGAGAACCTCGACGCGAATCCACAAATCCGAGAAccagaagctgaagaagaagttgaagaactGAACGGATACGAAGGTGACGATGGAGGAGAAGATGACGATGGAGAAGACGATGACACCGAGTCGAAATCTCAAACGCGCGAAAGCGGATCCAGTGTAGACAGAATCAAGGCGGAATCGCTATTCCGTCGGATGCGAGCTGCTCCTGTGCCGGTGCGTGTTCACGACGTGATTATCGGTGGAAACGAGAAGACTAAGGACCATATCATTGAAGCGGAAGTGGATGCTGTGAGAGAGGCGACCACGTTGCAAGAGCTTCTCGAAGCATCTAGGGTTGCCAATTCGAATCTCCGTGCGTTAGATATCTTTGATTCCGTCAACATTACGCTTGATTCTGGTCCTCCTGAGCTTCCTGGTACTACCAATGTGGTAATCGACGTCGTCGAGAGCAAAAGCCCTCTCACCGGCCAAATTGGTGCCTACACTAGAGCAGAG GCTAGATCATCAAGCGTTGAAGCATCTTTGAAGTATAAGAACATTTTTGGTTATGGAGATATTTGGGACGGGTCTATAGTTTATGGCTGTGACAACTCTGCTGAGGTTGGTTTGGGGATGTATTTGCCAAGGTTCAGAGGATTGTCTACTCCTTTTACTTCCCGTCTTTTCCTTTCGACTCAAGACTGGCTTAAGTTTTCATCGTATAAAGAACGATCCCTCGGTCTTTCTCTTGGTCTTTTCTCAAGCAAGTATCACGAGCTGATCTACACGATTGCGTGGCGTAATCTGATCGATCCATCACAAGCTGCTGCAGTATCAATAAGGAGACAACTGGGACACAGTCTGCTTTCTGCGTTGAAGTATACTTTTAGGTTTGATCAGAGAAACTCAAGCTTGAGGCCAACTAATGGATATGCTTTCATCTCTACATCTCAAATTGGTGGTCTTGCTCCTGATAGCCGAAGCTTACGCTTCCTGAAGCAG GAAGTTGATCTTCGGTATGCTGTTCCGTTTGGATTTTACAATGCTGCTATAAATTTTGGTGTGTCTGGGGGTGTCTCCTTTCCGTGGGGAAGCGGATACCAGAACCGTCCTTCATCTATACCAGAGAGATTCTTCTTGGGTGGCAATTCATCGCCTGTGTGCTCCTTGAGTGGGCCATCTGCGCTGTGGGGATTCAAGACCAGAGGAGTTGGTCCCAGTGAGCCAAAGAGGAAAGGTGATAGTGAACGGGATTTTGTTGGAGGAGATGCGGCAGTGACTGCATTTGCGGATCTCTCATTTGATTTGCCAGTGAGATGgttaagagagagaggaatCCACGGTCATGTGTTTGCCTGTGCAGGGAATATGGCGAAGTTATCAGAGAATGAGTTTAGAAACTTCACTGCTCCAAAGTTCTTGGAGACATTCAGAACTTCAGTTGGTGCTGGAATCGTCTTACCAACAAGCCTATTCCGTATGGAG CTTAACTACTGCCACATATTGAAGAAACAGGAACACGATCAAGCGAGATCAGGGGTTTTCTTGACATTCTCTGCTTCGTCCTGA
- the RLP35 gene encoding receptor like protein 35, whose amino-acid sequence MTGSWNPTSIIIPVTLSFLLSFIHNFADVVAAPTRHLCLPEQRDALLELKNEFEIGKPSSNDYCYRNNSRVSPHPTTESWRNNSDCCNWEGITCDTKSGEVIELDLSCSWLYGSFHSNSSLFRLQNLRVLDLTQNDLDGEIPSSIGNLSHLTSLHLSYNQFLGLIPSSIENLSRLTSLHLSSNQFSGQIPSSIGNLSHLTSLELSSNQFSGQIPSSIGNLSNLTFLSLPSNDFFGQIPSSIGNLARLTYLYLSYNNFVGEIPSSFGNLNQLIVLQVDSNKLSGNVPISLLNLTRLSALLLSHNQFTGTIPNNISLLSNLMDFEASNNAFTGTLPSSLFNIPPLIRLDLSDNQLNGTLHFGNISSPSNLQYLIIGSNNFIGTIPRSLSRFVNLTLFDLSHLNTQCRPVDFSIFSHLKSLDDLRLSYLTTTTIDLNDILPYFKTLRSLDISGNLVSATNKSSVSSDPPSQSIQSLYLSGCGITDFPEILRTQHELGFLDVSNNKIKGQVPGWLWTLPNLFYLNLSNNTFISFESSSKKHGLSSVRKPSMIHLFASNNNFTGKIPSFICGLRSLNTLDLSENNYNGSIPRCMEKLKSTLFVLNLRQNNLSGGLPKHIFESLRSLDVGHNLLVGKLPRSLIRFSNLEVLNVESNRINDTFPFWLSSLSKLQVLVLRSNAFHGPIHEATFPELRIIDISHNHFNGTLPTEYFVKWSAMSSLGKNEDQSNEKYMGSGLYYQDSMVLMNKGLAMELVRILTIYTALDFSGNKFEGEIPKSIGLLKELLVLNLSNNAFGGHIPSSMGNLTALESLDVSQNKLTGEIPQELGDLSFLAYMNFSHNQLAGLVPGGTQFRRQNCSAFENNLGLFGPSLDEVCRDKHTPASQQNETTETEEEDEEEISWIAAAIGFIPGIVFGLTIGYILVSYKPEWFMNPFGRNNRRRRNTTTH is encoded by the coding sequence ATGACAGGCTCTTGGAATCCAACGAGTATCATCATCCCTGTTACACTTTCCTTTCTCCTCTCATTCATTCACAATTTTGCGGACGTGGTTGCAGCTCCTACTAGGCACTTGTGTCTTCCCGAACAAAGGGATGCACTTCTCGAACTCAAGAACGAGTTTGAGATTGGGAAGCCTTCCTCTAATGATTATTGCTATCGCAATAATAGCCGTGTAAGCCCTCATCCGACGACAGAGTCATGGAGGAATAACAGCGACTGTTGTAATTGGGAGGGTATCACGTGTGATACCAAGTCCGGGGAAGTGATCGAGCTCGACCTTAGCTGCAGCTGGCTCTATGGCAGCTTTCATTCCAATAGCAGTCTTTTTAGGCTTCAAAACCTCCGTGTTCTAGACCTTACTCAAAATGATCTTGATGGTGAAATCCCTTCTTCAATCGGAAATCTTTCTCATCTCACCTCTCTCCACCTATCTTATAATCAGTTTTTGGGTCTGATTCCTTCTTCAATTGAAAACCTTTCTCGTCTCACCTCCCTCCACCTGTCTTCTAATCAGTTTTCAGGTCAAATCCCGTCCTCAATTGGAAACCTTTCTCATCTCACATCTCTCGAGCTTTCTTCTAATCAGTTTTCGGGTCAAATCCCGTCTTCAATTGGAAATCTTTCTAATCTCACCTTTCTCAGTCTCCCTAGTAATGATTTCTTTGGTCAGATTCCATCTTCGATTGGGAACCTTGCTCGTCTCACCTATCTCTACCTTTCTTACAACAATTTCGTTGGTGAAATCCCATCTTCTTTTGGCAATCTAAACCAGCTGATCGTCTTACAGGTTGATTCCAATAAGCTCAGTGGAAATGTTCCCATCTCACTACTGAATTTGACGAGGTTGTCTGCTTTATTACTTTCCCACAATCAGTTCACAGGCACGATTCCTAATAACATCAGTTTACTATCAAACTTGATGGACTTTGAAGCAAGTAACAACGCTTTCACTGGAACTctcccttcttctctcttcaacaTTCCTCCTTTGATTAGACTTGATTTGAGCGATAACCAACTCAACGGCACTCTTCATTTTGGGAATATATCTTCACCATCTAACCTACAATACCTTATCATTGGCAGCAACAACTTCATAGGGACAATCCCGAGATCTCTTTCCAGATTTGTCAACCTCACGCTTTTTGACCTTTCCCATTTAAACACCCAATGTCGCCCAGTTGACTTTAGTATCTTCTCGCATCTCAAGTCGCTTGACGATCTTAGGCTATCCTATTTGACCACCACTACGATTGACTTGAACGATATCTTACCATATTTCAAGACGCTCCGTTCATTGGATATCTCAGGCAACCTTGTTTCAGCCACAAACAAGTCTTCAGTTTCTTCAGATCCTCCTTCGCAATCGATACAATCTTTGTACTTGTCAGGATGCGGTATCACCGATTTTCCAGAGATCCTAAGAACACAACACGAATTGGGGTTTCTAGACGtttccaacaacaaaatcaaaggtCAAGTTCCTGGCTGGTTATGGACGCTACCAAACTTGTTCTACTTGAATCTTTCCAACAACACTTTCATCAGTTTTGAAAGCTCGTCGAAGAAACATGGACTCTCCTCTGTCCGGAAACCATCTATGATTCACTTGTTTGCctccaacaacaacttcacGGGCAAGATTCCTTCTTTCATATGCGGGTTGCGTTCTCTAAACACTCTGGATTTATCTGAAAACAACTATAATGGTTCAATCCCTCGTTGCATGGAAAAACTCAAGAGTACTCTTTTCGTTCTAAACCTTCGTCAAAATAATCTGAGTGGAGGTCTTCCAAAGCATATATTTGAAAGCCTAAGGTCGCTTGACGTCGGTCATAACCTACTGGTGGGAAAGCTTCCAAGATCTTTGATCCGTTTCTCTAATCTTGAAGTTTTGAACGTGGAAAGCAACAGAATCAACGACACGTTTCCGTTCTGGTTGAGTTCTCTGTCGAAGTTACAAGTTCTTGTATTACGCTCCAATGCATTCCATGGACCAATACATGAAGCCACATTCCCTGAGTTGCGAATCATTGACATATCACATAATCACTTCAATGGAACTTTGCCAACAGAGTACTTTGTGAAGTGGAGTGCTATGTCATCACTTGGAAAAAACGAAGACCAGTCTAACGAAAAGTACATGGGATCAGGCCTTTACTACCAAGATTCAATGGTTTTGATGAATAAAGGTTTAGCGATGGAGCTGGTACGTATTCTAACAATCTACACAGCACTCGACTTTTCCggaaacaaatttgaaggAGAGATTCCAAAGTCCATTGGTCTATTGAAAGAGCTTCTCGTGCTCAACTTGTCAAACAATGCTTTTGGTGGCCACATCCCATCATCTATGGGGAACCTGACAGCTCTCGAGTCATTGGACGTTTCCCAGAACAAGCTTACAGGAGAGATTCCACAAGAGCTAGGGGACCTTTCGTTCCTTGCGTATATGAACTTCTCTCATAACCAGCTTGCAGGCCTAGTACCAGGAGGTACGCAGTTTCGAAGGCAAAATTGCTCTGCCTTTGAGAATAACCTGGGACTTTTTGGCCCTTCTCTTGACGAAGTCTGCAGAGATAAACATACGCCAGCATCACAACAGAATGAAACgacagaaacagaggaagaagacgaagaagagataAGCTGGATAGCAGCCGCAATAGGATTCATACCTGGAATTGTCTTTGGATTAACGATTGGATACATATTGGTTTCCTACAAACCAGAGTGGTTCATGAACCCTTTTGGCCGAAACAATCGTCGACGCAGAAACACCACCACCCACTAG
- the LBD21 gene encoding LOB domain-containing protein 21 (LOB domain-containing protein 21 (LBD21); CONTAINS InterPro DOMAIN/s: Lateral organ boundaries, LOB (InterPro:IPR004883); BEST Arabidopsis thaliana protein match is: LOB domain-containing protein 25 (TAIR:AT3G27650.1); Has 1016 Blast hits to 1011 proteins in 25 species: Archae - 0; Bacteria - 0; Metazoa - 0; Fungi - 0; Plants - 1016; Viruses - 0; Other Eukaryotes - 0 (source: NCBI BLink).) → MRGHEPRSSSSCAACKLLKRRCTPTCIFAPYFRSSDLITFAKVHKVFGASNVSKLLGEVPEEQRQETVNSLAYEAEVRLKDPVYGCIGAIASLQKKMLELQHDLAVARTRLLAHSGVNNSQVSPLDDSPELAAFLDLVPYSDLMLLDGSTNLDAYLYDLGQPPFV, encoded by the coding sequence aTGAGAGGGCATGAGCCACGATCAAGCTCATCTTGTGCAGCCTGCAAGCTCTTGAAGAGACGATGCACACCCACTTGCATTTTCGCTCCTTATTTCCGCTCAAGTGACTTGATAACTTTCGCCAAAGTCCATAAAGTCTTTGGAGCCAGCAACGTCAGTAAGCTTCTCGGTGAAGTTCCTGAAGAACAGAGACAAGAAACCGTTAACTCCTTGGCTTATGAAGCTGAGGTTCGTCTCAAGGATCCTGTTTACGGTTGCATTGGAGCCATAGCGTCTCTGCAGAAGAAGATGCTCGAGCTTCAACACGATCTAGCTGTTGCTCGCACTCGACTACTTGCCCATTCTGGGGTCAACAACAGCCAAGTGTCCCCTTTGGATGATTCTCCTGAGCTTGCTGCTTTTCTTGATCTTGTACCTTATAGTGACTTGATGTTGCTTGATGGGTCTACTAATCTTGATGCTTACTTGTATGATCTTGGACAGCCTCCTTTTGTATAG
- a CDS encoding Ribosomal protein L41 family (Ribosomal protein L41 family; FUNCTIONS IN: structural constituent of ribosome; INVOLVED IN: translation; LOCATED IN: ribosome, cytosolic large ribosomal subunit; EXPRESSED IN: male gametophyte, pollen tube; EXPRESSED DURING: L mature pollen stage, M germinated pollen stage; CONTAINS InterPro DOMAIN/s: Ribosomal protein L41 (InterPro:IPR007836); Has 185 Blast hits to 185 proteins in 75 species: Archae - 0; Bacteria - 0; Metazoa - 88; Fungi - 40; Plants - 48; Viruses - 0; Other Eukaryotes - 9 (source: NCBI BLink).), with amino-acid sequence MRAKWKKKRMRRLKRKRRKMRQRSK; translated from the exons ATGAGGGCTAAG tggaagaagaagcgtaTGAGGAGATTAAAGAGGAAGAGACGAAAGATGAGACAGCGATCTAAGTAG
- a CDS encoding sequence-specific DNA binding transcription factor (sequence-specific DNA binding transcription factors; FUNCTIONS IN: sequence-specific DNA binding transcription factor activity; INVOLVED IN: regulation of transcription; LOCATED IN: nucleus; EXPRESSED IN: 24 plant structures; EXPRESSED DURING: 15 growth stages; CONTAINS InterPro DOMAIN/s: MADF domain (InterPro:IPR006578); BEST Arabidopsis thaliana protein match is: sequence-specific DNA binding transcription factors (TAIR:AT5G05550.1); Has 692 Blast hits to 654 proteins in 102 species: Archae - 2; Bacteria - 29; Metazoa - 76; Fungi - 72; Plants - 388; Viruses - 0; Other Eukaryotes - 125 (source: NCBI BLink).) encodes METTPETQSKTHRLPAGREDWWSEDATATLIEAWGDRYVNLNRGNLRQNDWKEVADAVNSSHGNGRPKTDVQCKNRIDTLKKKYKTEKAKPLSNWCFFDRLDFLIGPVMKKSSGAVVKSALMNPNLNPTGSKSTGSSLDDDDDDDDDDEEDDDDAGDWGFVVRKHRKVEDVDSSEGSAFRELARSILKLGEAFERIEGKKQQMMIELEKQRMEVAKELELQRMNMLMEMQLELEKSKLGKRRAASGKKL; translated from the exons ATGGAGACGACGCCGGAGACTCAGTCGAAGACTCACCGTCTACCGGCGGGAAGAGAGGATTGGTGGAGCGAAGACGCTACGGCGACATTGATCGAAGCTTGGGGAGATCGTTACGTCAATCTCAACCGGGGAAATCTCCGGCAAAACGATTGGAAAGAAGTCGCCGACGCCGTCAATTCAAGCCACGGGAATGGCCGGCCAAAGACCGATGTACAGTGCAAAAACCGGATCGAtacgttgaagaagaagtacaaAACTGAAAAGGCGAAACCTTTATCGAATTGGTGCTTCTTTGATAGACTCGATTTCTTAATCGGTCCGGTTATGAAGAAATCGTCCGGTGCTGTTGTTAAATCGGCGTTGATGAACCCTAATTTGAATCCTACTGGATCTAAATCAACTGGTAGCTCTCtcgatgacgatgatgatgatgatgatgacgacgaagaagatgatgatgatgcggGTGATTGGGGATTTGTGGTGAGGAAGCATCGTAAAGTTGAAGATGTAGATTCGAGTGAAGGATCAGCCTTTAGGGAGCTAGCGAGATCGATTCTGAAGTTAGGGGAAGCGTTTGAGAGAATCGAGGGGAAGAAGCAACAGATGATGATTGAAttggagaaacagagaatggaAGTTGCAAAGGAGCTTGAGTTACAACGAATGAATATGTTGATGGAGATGCAATTGGAGCTTGAGAAATCTAAACTTGGGAAACGAAGAGCTGCTTCAG GTAAGAAGTTGTAG